The nucleotide window AGGTCAATATGTACTTTATCAAAGTTAGATGTAAGTTATAAGAATGATATTCAATGCTGAAAGAAAAGAACAAAGATGTACGATTGTCTTTATGTTTGCTGCACTCAGTGTTAATTCTAAAAGTTAGAAGAATGCATATCTAAAGCTGATTTTGTTGAAAGGGTAGCTATGACAACTAAGTTTTtcaattgatatgttgatatcTGCAATtctgaattgatttttttttccaaatacatgtatgtcgattttaaatctaattgtccAAACAAGCTGATTTATCATATCAATATTAGACATGTACAGCTTTTTCACGAATTAGGTTGCCATAACAACCATTCTAGAAGttgtattttgatttctttatgtCAATTTAACTGCTGAAAAATTAATAGTCAATCATTAAGAAAGAATAGTGTTATTATTTTGTGTATAATAAAAGTGTATTGAAACTTTAATGAAAaggaaaatttgaattttatacattgtgtgtatatttttataattttctgatgaaatgtgaagataacaagcagtgatcaatctcataactcctgtaaggagtacaaaataaagagttgggcaagcacggacccctggatataccagaggtaggatgaagcgcccaggaggagtaagcatcccctgtcaatcgGTCATACCTGcagtgagccctgtatcttgatcaggtaaacggagtaatacgtagtcaaaatcagtgtgccaagaacggcacaACAactggtatgaaatacgtcagacagcatttgacccaatgataggtcgtattggctaactagattattataacgatcatagaatttgctaaatgttttagtatatccaggagtccgtgtttgccaaactttcTACAGTATTTGTATTCCtaataagagttatgagattaatcactgttcgttatcttcacctttcatttgtcGATTCTGAAATCTATTGATTCTAAAATATTACAGTGAACTCGACAAAAAGACACCTCCGAGTCTACCACATCTGTATGTTTTACTAAACATAGACGTAATTAGATAACTAATCACTCAACCTTTTTTGACGAACAAtttgacttcagcttctccatcgtcaagtGCGTATGTTTAtattgcaatattccattatcaccttcctatgttgttcatttttttctaattgaatCGATATGTGAAAGATTGTTCTAAGTATGGTCAATTTGTATACcaagacaagctactgacaaataagttgatgttacaggccTATCATCAGTATTGTTTTCAAAGTTTGGTTTTATTAATCTGGAACCAATGTTTACGCCGTTCTTTACATAGTTTGTATGATtgttttgactacagattactctgtttacctgctCATTATATGTGGAATGAATACTGACAGCTCCAAAACCCATGATCACATATCTGGTGTTTTCAGGAATCCATGTTTACCCTATTCTTGATTCTGTATTTCTTAATAGGATTTCCTTTGTacaaatcaatttgaattaatcaatattttatcatcGAATCGTAgcaagctactgaaaaacaagttgatgttacaggggtctCAACACTCTCACGtaaatcagcatttcgtaaattctatggtcgttataatgatctagtttgccggTACAacttattgggtcaaatgctgtctggcgtatttcataccgattgttaggccgttcttggcacactgatttgactacggattacttcattTTCCTGATTAAAACATAGgattcatggcgggtgtgaccggttgacaggagatgcttactccttttaggtacctgatcccacccctgttatgtccaggggtccatgtttgcccaatcctttattttgtattcctaataggcgttatgagatagttctatgttcgttatcttcacctttcattatgtaTCAAGCATAAATGGATTTAACAGCAGGCATTGTCATTTCTATGTCATCTCCTTTAATAAATACAAATACCCTTCAATTATTACTCATCGTAGACAGACGTTTACAAGCTCAAAACGTCCATACAATTTGAAAGTtcgggtttttttaattttgtatgaatttagtttattgcttttaaaaatctaaacttATTCTTTTTCTGATACATAGGCCACTGGCACCGTTAGAAGTGCACAATCATCAGTTCCCGGGGAGGGAATAGTGAAGACCGCCAGAGAGCTCAACGCCAGTATGATCATCATGGGCAGTAGAGGATTAGGGACGATCAGGAGGACGATTCTGGGCAGTGTCAGTGACTATGTCGTCCATCACTCACATGTACCTGTCATAGTGTGTCCGCCATCTTGATATTCTACTGTAtcgctatatacatgtacatgtacatagtggATACATAATGTGACTACATGTAACGAAATACGATCATCATATTTCTCAAattttagctgcagaactgtaatGGAGATACCAGTGAGCTGCTGATCCATCCCttttaaaaaccttcgattttaTAACAGGGTGGGTCTGTAGCTCTCGAATATCCAACTTTTCTTCTAGAGAGCTTCAATGTTGCAGCTATTCAGAATTATATCACGCACATTTATTGATGTCATTGTGACAACTGTGTTAAGTATATCTTGGACTTTCAGTAGTGGTAGGCATGTACATATTATTGTGCATGCATCAATGGATTTTCTGCAAATGAAATCATGATAGTTTTAAATCgcaatatttttaacaaatgaatgaaaaatagaTAGGGAATCTACATGTagctatctacatgtattaaaatatattctaaGGCTATTTCACATAAACAGTTGCAAAATCACTTTAAATTGTACACGTAATACATGAgcaatgcaatatatatatatatatatatatatatatagagttaGGCATGCCAACAAAAATTTAAGCTTTTAATACATGTAAGCCAGCTGATACGGAGATTTCCCGGAAACGGAATATTTTAGATTTACGCATTGCAAAACGTATTGTTGTtgcttaatataaaaaaatgcTGACATTGGAAGTGAAGGTTTGTTGTGTCAGGGATATTCTCCAATGTTATTCAGACTACGGGTAATTACGTAGGACACGAAATAAAAAGTGTAAAACATCGTGAAGCTTCTATATGGAAAGCTGGGGGGTGCAAGAGAGTGTTCAGTatgtcaagatttttttttattgtacattGAATGTTGACAATGGTCCCAACCTATCATAGATGGTTCAATATCATAAAAACTATTAGATATCCCCTAATCTCAAACCAGATATCTTTTTGTTCTTTGATTCAAGACAAATGCAATGACAGACACCGATATATGGTGGGCCACTGCGGGCATGTCTGACCTTTCCCTTGTAtgattaatatttcaaatatattgagATCACTACCCTCAAATCAAGTAGTGTTTTCTTCATTGTGTTCAGTATTACCCATTAAAGGGGTCACGTGGTCCATACCTAACTCCACCCAGTCGTATAtggttttacatgtacatgtatatcttgaaAACTAATAGTATAAAGATCCATGCCCTCAAATCGATCTCGATACATTTAGAATATTAGATCATATATGGCTGGGCGAGATCCGACCTAATCCCAGGGGCTCACCTCATACAATCATCTATGATAGGCTGGGACCATTGTCAACATTCAATGTACATTAAAACTTTCTTGACACAAAGTACAAGAAAATGCAATTGATATGATTTGAGACTGGTGAGTTTTAAAGAATATTAGATTATGCAGTCTCTGCATTGTCTTGGCCATaactcggaaaaatgcctacGACGcgatgtagatacatgtacgaTATCGACGACATCAACAATATTGAAACGATATCAGTATGGTATCGACTATTTCAACTTTATTGGGTTTTATACTGAAGCTGTAATCATAAGAGCTTACTGTATAGTTGATAACGTATTGATATGAAATCATGATTATTGAGATTTTCTGTCTTGTCGATATCGACGCTATCGTATCAATATCTGATTTAGAATGTCAGGTTTTGTGTCTTGACATTATGGACGATATCATATTGACATCGAATCATTTATGTATCGTTTATTCTTAGTTAATCCTTCTTTCGATATCGTATCGATGTCGAATCATGACCGTTATGATTTTCCATCTTGTtgatatcgtatcgatatcaAATCATGATCGTGTTGGCTAAAcgtgtgtattttttatttttttcatttgagaTAGTGTTTAATGTCAATATTCACGATATCGATTCATAATCGTATTGACTATCACAGCCATGCTTACTATGCACGTTTAGTAGAAGTATCCCTTCCTATGTTGTGAATAGAACATAGAATTTGATACTGCACGATAGGTAATTAAAACGTTCTTGGACCGTTGCCATAGAATGGAACACTTCTAATATACAGACCCTATAAATGTGGCGCCATTAGTTAAGGTAAGGTAATCCCATAAATATACCGTCTAACCCTAAACTTAACCCTGAACCTAAGATTATACCATTATCTATGTGACCCTTGAAAACAGTCTTGTATCTCATAGTTAATTATAACTTTGTCCATTGACGATATGGAATgaatatcgtcgatatcgacatcgTACTTGGTCATTGGAAAACAGTGTGGTAACTTTGTCAGATGATGATATCGACATCATGGACATGTATGCTCAAATGGTATATTTATGTCCACCCCTACCCcacccccttcaaagaagaggggcataatGGTTTGCACTTGTCGGTCGGTGCACCACATattgttcgctcaatatctaaGAACCAATCACTTGATCGTAGTGATTTGATTATGCGCAGAAAAtaacccctattgtttttcagatccaaaggtcaagggttaatcTACCCTGGACAAAGGAAGGctttgtccgctcaatatcttgagaaccgttTGCTTTGCAGACATCAAACGTAGTACACTTGTACATCCCAAAGAAtagatgacccctgttgattttgaggtcacatggtcaaaggtgaaACTGGACATAGGTATATACtctccgctcaatatcttgagaaccctttgtttgacaa belongs to Ostrea edulis chromosome 7, xbOstEdul1.1, whole genome shotgun sequence and includes:
- the LOC125655271 gene encoding universal stress protein Sll1654-like isoform X2, encoding MKRENDKVVMVYSVEISDAMKSKQWFQVSTSEADMKAAIDKNMEIVKGKLNEFAKLMESEHATGTVRSAQSSVPGEGIVKTARELNASMIIMGSRGLGTIRRTILGSVSDYVVHHSHVPVIVCPPS